The DNA window CGGCTTCTCCTTCGGCGTCTCGCGCCTGGCCTCGGCCCTGCGGGCGGCGGGGCGGGACCTGGGCGGTCAGGCGCGCGGACCCGTCGTGGTCATCGCCTTCAACACCGAGGACATGCCTGCCTATTACGGCGTGGTGGGGGAGCTTCGGGCCGCCGGCATCGCCGCCGAGGTCTATCTGGGCAGCTCGGGCATGCGTCCGCAGATGAAGTACGCCGACCGCCGGATGG is part of the Thermodesulfovibrionia bacterium genome and encodes:
- a CDS encoding His/Gly/Thr/Pro-type tRNA ligase C-terminal domain-containing protein codes for the protein GFSFGVSRLASALRAAGRDLGGQARGPVVVIAFNTEDMPAYYGVVGELRAAGIAAEVYLGSSGMRPQMKYADRRMAPAAIMLGGDEIAAGTVTVKDLDLGRELSAGVTDNAEWREQRPGQQTIPRAELIPALRRILDASK